The following proteins come from a genomic window of Bacillaceae bacterium S4-13-56:
- a CDS encoding haloacid dehalogenase type II, which produces MAKVKAFVFDAYGTLFDVHSVIEACNELFPRKGQQISEVWRHKQIEYSFLRQLMGRYCTFYEITRDSLRYACRSLEVDLSKEKEEQLLNEYLHLAHYAEVEEVLQKLQGKTVAIFSNGSYDMLRPLVENSTLSELFDAVLSVDEVKQYKPTPMSYTLVLERLDVKREEVLFMSSNTWDITGAKSFGFQTAWINRKGVTEEELGISPDFEYKNLRGILEHI; this is translated from the coding sequence ATGGCAAAAGTAAAAGCATTTGTGTTTGACGCTTATGGTACGTTGTTTGATGTTCATTCTGTAATAGAGGCTTGCAATGAACTTTTTCCTAGGAAAGGTCAGCAAATCAGCGAGGTATGGAGGCATAAACAGATTGAGTACAGTTTCTTACGGCAACTTATGGGCAGATACTGTACTTTTTATGAAATCACAAGAGATTCTTTACGATATGCTTGTCGTAGTCTAGAGGTTGATTTATCAAAAGAAAAGGAAGAACAGCTTCTAAATGAATATTTGCACCTGGCGCATTATGCAGAAGTGGAAGAGGTTCTTCAAAAGCTTCAAGGCAAAACAGTTGCGATCTTTTCCAATGGTTCCTATGATATGCTTCGGCCCCTTGTCGAAAATTCAACATTATCGGAGTTGTTTGATGCAGTTCTTAGTGTGGATGAAGTGAAGCAATATAAACCAACACCCATGTCCTATACACTTGTTTTGGAGAGACTGGACGTAAAACGGGAAGAAGTGCTGTTCATGTCATCGAACACCTGGGATATAACAGGTGCCAAGAGTTTTGGATTTCAGACCGCATGGATAAACCGGAAAGGCGTAACAGAAGAAGAACTAGGCATTTCCCCTGACTTTGAATACAAAAATTTAAGAGGAATTTTGGAACACATTTGA
- a CDS encoding DUF4367 domain-containing protein, with protein sequence MRKFYLFFVLITTFIMSACGTQNHMDQTEVLQQASEAVEKLESYSFDMLINMNVMDMMETTMEGTGDVTHNPDTMFMTMSMGMPGMSMNFETYVHEEEAFMSMFGEWFTIDKKEMGLDSFDQLNKEEMEKLIRLEDQFVMTEEDDQYILTLSGEGDEFSEIVKPYIESSSGNLPEDPALGEVQDISVNNLDLEIGINKESMIMTSQSVQADLVVDGEPMQLDGTINISAVNEVDPVEIPDEVRETATEDFMGGAFGLEEPMTFEEIQETVDFTIPQVTALPEGYSMVDSWYEEESEMIMLNYEKDLENGFAFSIYPSAEAYGEVPEDKTTERVTINENEGILSDMDGFIILTWEQDGRFLELMGGGPELTSENFIEFAESVQ encoded by the coding sequence GTGAGAAAATTTTATTTATTTTTTGTTCTGATTACAACATTTATCATGTCAGCTTGTGGCACGCAAAATCATATGGATCAAACAGAGGTATTACAGCAGGCAAGTGAGGCCGTTGAAAAGCTGGAAAGTTATTCGTTTGATATGTTGATCAACATGAATGTGATGGATATGATGGAAACGACAATGGAAGGTACCGGGGATGTTACACACAACCCAGATACGATGTTCATGACCATGAGCATGGGAATGCCAGGTATGTCGATGAATTTCGAAACTTATGTACATGAAGAGGAAGCTTTCATGAGTATGTTTGGTGAATGGTTCACCATAGATAAGAAAGAAATGGGTTTAGATAGTTTCGATCAATTAAATAAAGAAGAAATGGAAAAACTCATTCGATTGGAAGACCAATTTGTCATGACGGAGGAAGATGATCAATATATTTTAACTTTGTCTGGAGAAGGAGATGAATTTAGCGAAATTGTTAAGCCGTATATTGAATCATCCTCAGGTAATCTCCCAGAAGATCCGGCGTTAGGTGAAGTGCAAGATATTTCGGTCAATAACCTTGATCTTGAGATAGGAATTAATAAAGAATCGATGATCATGACGTCTCAATCTGTTCAAGCTGACTTGGTAGTGGATGGAGAACCAATGCAGTTGGACGGGACAATCAACATTTCCGCTGTCAATGAAGTTGATCCGGTTGAAATTCCAGATGAAGTTAGGGAAACCGCAACGGAAGATTTTATGGGCGGGGCTTTTGGTTTAGAAGAGCCGATGACCTTTGAAGAAATTCAAGAAACTGTGGATTTTACAATTCCTCAAGTGACAGCCCTTCCAGAGGGTTATAGCATGGTCGACAGTTGGTATGAGGAAGAGAGCGAGATGATCATGCTCAATTATGAGAAGGATTTAGAAAATGGATTTGCGTTTAGCATTTATCCTTCTGCAGAAGCTTATGGAGAAGTTCCAGAGGACAAAACAACGGAAAGAGTAACCATTAATGAAAATGAAGGAATTTTGTCTGACATGGATGGTTTTATCATTCTGACGTGGGAACAGGATGGTCGATTTTTAGAGTTAATGGGTGGAGGCCCTGAATTAACAAGTGAAAACTTTATCGAATTTGCGGAAAGTGTGCAATAG
- a CDS encoding sulfite exporter TauE/SafE family protein, with protein sequence MEITFLSVLSLGFVLGIKHAVEPDHVIAVSTIASQSKKLWKSALSGVFWGIGHTATIFIVGIVVILLKGDIPDKWAMSFEFLVGIMLVFLGITSIFSFRNIHVHKHKHDGDLHKHVHAHPHEKVHHHKHKHQYAPYIKSTVIGFVHGLAGSAAMILLAMSTANTVLEGAIYILVFGAGTIIGMLFFTTIIGIPFVLSSKNLHMNKYLIQSTGVISMVFGFYYMYNLGITEGLFQLWFG encoded by the coding sequence ATGGAAATCACTTTTCTTTCTGTTTTATCCCTCGGATTTGTACTAGGAATTAAACATGCAGTTGAGCCTGATCATGTGATCGCTGTCTCTACTATTGCTAGTCAGAGTAAAAAGCTTTGGAAATCGGCTTTATCTGGTGTTTTTTGGGGTATAGGACATACTGCAACGATATTTATAGTTGGCATTGTTGTCATTTTATTAAAAGGGGATATTCCAGATAAATGGGCTATGTCCTTTGAATTTTTAGTGGGCATTATGCTTGTTTTTCTAGGAATTACAAGTATTTTTTCTTTTAGAAATATCCATGTGCATAAGCATAAGCACGATGGGGACCTACATAAACATGTCCACGCCCATCCACATGAAAAGGTTCATCACCATAAACATAAGCACCAATATGCTCCTTATATAAAATCAACAGTGATTGGTTTTGTACATGGCCTTGCAGGAAGTGCTGCCATGATCTTGCTTGCCATGAGCACAGCAAACACCGTTTTAGAAGGAGCTATCTATATTCTTGTTTTTGGTGCAGGAACTATTATTGGGATGCTTTTCTTTACAACTATTATTGGAATTCCATTTGTTTTGAGCAGCAAAAATTTGCATATGAATAAATACTTAATTCAGTCCACAGGTGTCATTAGTATGGTGTTTGGATTTTATTATATGTATAACTTAGGGATTACAGAAGGGTTATTTCAACTATGGTTTGGCTAG
- a CDS encoding zf-HC2 domain-containing protein, which translates to MKVTCDVIQDLLPSYIDGLTSEASNHLVKTHLEECENCWEMYDQMKQDVPNSSQQEMGHPSEAIEEKLVSRIKSKILTVIMTLIVTFTLIGFFIGAYGSVVFQEGNPIPIVTSILKIEFSDSEYVKFSSSPDRYITEFEEERYSVMKEYMKERGWTFKEQMGSGFIFDNEGEQLVVETRQYTRNYYIWDVPPRETKQ; encoded by the coding sequence GTGAAGGTTACATGCGATGTAATACAAGATTTATTGCCTTCTTATATAGACGGATTAACGAGTGAAGCAAGCAATCATTTAGTAAAAACTCATTTAGAGGAATGTGAAAATTGCTGGGAAATGTATGATCAGATGAAACAGGATGTTCCGAACTCTAGTCAACAGGAAATGGGTCACCCTTCTGAGGCTATTGAGGAAAAACTGGTCAGTCGTATCAAAAGTAAAATTTTAACGGTGATTATGACGCTGATTGTGACCTTTACTCTAATAGGTTTTTTCATAGGGGCTTATGGATCCGTGGTTTTTCAAGAAGGAAATCCTATCCCCATTGTTACATCGATCCTAAAAATCGAATTTTCAGATTCAGAATATGTGAAATTCTCTTCTTCCCCAGACCGTTATATAACGGAGTTTGAGGAAGAAAGATATTCAGTTATGAAAGAGTATATGAAGGAGCGCGGATGGACGTTTAAGGAGCAAATGGGCTCAGGGTTTATTTTCGACAATGAGGGTGAACAATTGGTAGTTGAAACAAGGCAGTATACGAGAAATTATTATATTTGGGACGTGCCACCAAGAGAAACAAAACAGTAG
- a CDS encoding RNA polymerase sigma factor, which yields MKDFQELYRLYSKPLYNYLFYLTSDRALAEELVQETFYQAFKSIHRFKGESSIKTWVFQIGRNVYYKHLKKNLHKHDEFDENDMKFVSLSTPDRVLEQVEQERMLHQAIQELKEPYKQVLILRSFNELSFKEIGEMFRESENWSRVTFHRGKLKLREILKKGEDQ from the coding sequence TTGAAGGATTTTCAAGAGCTTTATCGACTGTATTCAAAGCCATTATATAATTATTTATTTTATCTAACTAGCGACCGAGCCTTGGCCGAGGAATTAGTCCAAGAGACTTTTTATCAGGCTTTCAAATCGATTCATCGTTTTAAGGGTGAATCATCCATAAAAACGTGGGTTTTTCAAATCGGAAGAAATGTGTACTATAAGCACCTTAAAAAGAATTTACATAAACACGATGAATTTGATGAAAATGATATGAAATTTGTTAGTCTTTCAACCCCTGATCGTGTGTTGGAGCAGGTGGAACAGGAAAGGATGCTACATCAAGCAATTCAAGAGTTAAAAGAACCTTACAAGCAAGTCTTGATTCTACGTAGCTTTAATGAGCTGAGTTTTAAAGAGATCGGTGAAATGTTTAGGGAGAGTGAGAACTGGTCAAGGGTGACTTTTCATAGAGGAAAATTGAAATTAAGAGAGATTTTGAAAAAGGGGGAAGATCAGTGA